From a single Acidobacteriota bacterium genomic region:
- a CDS encoding error-prone DNA polymerase, producing the protein MRRRPPPYVELRAASAFSFLDGASPPEELAEAAARHDLPAVALADRNGVYGAPRFFKAARERGLRALVGAEITLADESADRRGTAGKADPDYADRPRLTVLVRDRSGYRNLCRLLTAAARHRPKGQAVATWDLIAEHAGGLHALSGGDEGPFAQSLTRDGLEAGQRTLERLAGLFDGRLHVELQRHFQRHEEHRNQAAQSLAQRLRLPLLATNGVRYAERHDKALHDVQTAIRHRTTLDAAGRRLAAQGQRHLVGAEEMARRFADLPRAVAESAALAAALPFTLEDLGYRFPAYPLPPGETPASYLRQITWSGAQARFRPLTAKAQGQLERELALIEKLDLAGYFLIVWDIVRFCQRQGILAQGRGSAANSAVCYALSITAVDPVKMDLLFERFLSEERGEWPDIDLDLPSGERRESVIQYVYQRYGPHGAAMTANVITYRERSAARQVAKALGFSPTQEDRLARRLGSWHRDVHAGQPKVLAEEIRAAGLDPAEPRVRHFADLWQRILHSPRHLGQHSGGMVIADGRLDEVVPLEPASMPGRVVVQWDKEDCADLGIIKIDLLGLGMLNALEEAVPIIRREEGVRVDLSHLPPDDPKTYRMIRAADTVGVFQIESRAQMASLPRNAPRTFYDLVIQVGIIRPGPIVGNLANPFFERRMGREEVTYPHPSLKPILERTLGVPIFQEQILRVAMVAAGFSGGEAEELRRAMGFKRSVEAMDAIEQRLRDGMTARGITGKAQEQITHAITSFALYGFPESHAASFALIAYASAYLKAHHPAAFFLSLLNAWPMGFYHPATLIRDAERHGVEVRPIDVDRSTVRCRWEEGAVRLGLRYVKGLRRQAAEAIEREQPFRDTDDLARRATLRTGELEALAAVGALATFGLSRRQALWQAARASRDAGPLLAPLPDESPSPLPEMSALEETFEDFRIASLTTGPHPMKHLRPLLDQAGITAAADLDKVPDSRRVQTAGSIIVRQRPGTAKGMLFMTLEDETGMSQAIVSPPILEEFRSLIVGSTGLIVDGILQQRDGSVSVKAETFRPLSSLATIPSHDFH; encoded by the coding sequence ATGAGACGCCGCCCGCCGCCTTACGTCGAGCTGCGCGCCGCCTCGGCCTTCTCCTTTCTCGACGGCGCCTCGCCACCGGAAGAGCTCGCCGAAGCCGCCGCGCGCCACGACCTGCCCGCCGTCGCCCTGGCGGATCGCAACGGGGTCTACGGCGCTCCGCGTTTCTTCAAGGCGGCCCGCGAGCGAGGTCTGCGGGCGCTGGTCGGTGCCGAGATCACTCTGGCGGACGAATCCGCCGATCGGCGAGGCACTGCCGGTAAGGCGGACCCTGACTACGCCGACCGGCCCCGGTTGACCGTGCTGGTCCGCGATCGCTCCGGCTACCGCAACCTCTGTCGCCTGCTGACGGCGGCGGCACGGCACCGCCCCAAGGGTCAGGCGGTCGCCACCTGGGACCTCATCGCCGAGCATGCCGGCGGCCTCCACGCCCTCTCCGGAGGCGATGAAGGACCCTTCGCCCAAAGCCTCACCCGGGATGGCCTGGAAGCCGGGCAACGCACTCTCGAGCGCCTCGCGGGGCTCTTCGACGGCCGCCTCCACGTCGAGCTGCAGCGCCACTTCCAGCGCCACGAAGAGCACCGCAACCAGGCCGCCCAGAGCCTGGCGCAACGCTTGCGCCTGCCGCTCCTGGCGACCAACGGGGTGCGCTATGCCGAGCGCCACGACAAGGCCCTCCACGACGTCCAGACGGCGATCCGCCACCGCACCACCCTCGACGCCGCCGGCCGCCGCCTCGCCGCCCAGGGACAGCGCCACCTGGTGGGCGCCGAGGAGATGGCCCGGCGCTTCGCCGACCTGCCGCGGGCGGTGGCCGAGAGCGCCGCCCTCGCCGCCGCGCTGCCATTCACCCTCGAAGACCTCGGCTACCGCTTCCCGGCCTACCCGCTGCCCCCCGGCGAGACCCCCGCCTCGTACCTGCGCCAGATCACCTGGAGCGGCGCCCAGGCGCGCTTCCGGCCGCTCACCGCCAAGGCCCAGGGGCAGCTCGAGCGCGAGCTCGCCCTGATCGAAAAGCTCGACCTCGCCGGCTACTTCCTGATCGTGTGGGACATCGTGCGCTTCTGCCAGCGCCAGGGCATCCTCGCCCAGGGACGCGGCTCGGCGGCCAACAGTGCCGTCTGCTACGCCCTCTCGATCACCGCCGTCGACCCGGTGAAGATGGACCTGCTGTTCGAGCGCTTCCTGTCGGAAGAGCGCGGCGAGTGGCCGGACATCGACCTCGACCTGCCCTCCGGCGAGCGCCGCGAGAGCGTCATCCAGTATGTCTACCAGCGCTATGGCCCCCACGGCGCCGCCATGACCGCCAACGTCATCACCTACCGCGAGCGCTCCGCCGCCCGTCAGGTGGCCAAGGCGCTGGGCTTCTCCCCCACCCAGGAGGACCGCCTGGCGCGCCGTCTGGGGAGCTGGCATCGCGACGTCCACGCCGGCCAGCCGAAGGTCCTGGCGGAGGAGATCCGCGCCGCCGGCCTCGATCCGGCGGAACCGCGAGTGCGCCACTTCGCCGACCTCTGGCAGCGCATCCTGCACAGCCCGCGGCATCTCGGTCAGCACTCCGGCGGCATGGTGATCGCCGACGGCCGCCTCGACGAGGTCGTGCCGCTAGAACCGGCATCGATGCCCGGTCGAGTGGTGGTGCAGTGGGACAAGGAAGATTGCGCCGACCTCGGCATCATCAAGATCGACCTTCTCGGCCTCGGCATGCTCAATGCGCTGGAAGAGGCGGTGCCCATCATCCGGCGCGAGGAAGGGGTGCGGGTCGACCTCTCGCACCTGCCCCCGGACGACCCGAAGACCTATCGCATGATCCGCGCCGCCGACACCGTCGGCGTCTTCCAGATCGAGAGCCGCGCCCAGATGGCCTCGCTGCCGCGCAACGCGCCGCGCACCTTCTACGATCTGGTGATCCAGGTCGGCATCATTCGCCCGGGACCGATCGTCGGCAACCTCGCCAATCCGTTTTTCGAGCGCCGTATGGGGCGCGAGGAGGTGACCTACCCCCATCCCAGCTTGAAGCCGATCCTCGAACGCACCCTCGGCGTGCCAATCTTCCAGGAGCAGATCCTGCGGGTGGCGATGGTGGCCGCCGGCTTCTCCGGCGGCGAAGCCGAGGAGCTGCGCCGGGCGATGGGCTTCAAGCGCTCGGTGGAGGCGATGGACGCCATCGAGCAGCGCCTGCGCGACGGCATGACCGCCCGCGGCATCACCGGCAAGGCACAGGAGCAGATCACCCACGCCATCACCTCCTTCGCCCTCTACGGTTTCCCGGAATCCCACGCCGCCAGCTTCGCCTTGATCGCCTACGCCAGCGCCTACCTCAAGGCGCACCATCCGGCGGCCTTCTTCCTCTCCCTGCTCAACGCCTGGCCGATGGGCTTCTACCACCCGGCGACGCTGATTCGCGATGCCGAGCGTCACGGCGTCGAGGTGCGCCCGATCGACGTCGACCGCTCGACGGTGCGCTGTCGCTGGGAAGAGGGGGCGGTGCGCCTCGGATTGCGCTACGTCAAGGGTCTGCGGCGCCAGGCGGCGGAAGCCATCGAGCGCGAGCAACCCTTCCGGGACACCGACGACCTCGCCCGCCGCGCCACCCTGCGCACCGGCGAGCTCGAGGCCCTGGCCGCCGTCGGCGCCCTCGCCACCTTCGGCCTGAGCCGCCGCCAGGCCCTCTGGCAAGCGGCGCGGGCGAGCCGCGACGCCGGCCCCCTGCTCGCCCCCCTGCCAGACGAGTCGCCCTCGCCGCTGCCCGAGATGAGCGCCCTCGAAGAGACCTTCGAGGACTTCCGCATCGCCAGCCTGACCACCGGCCCCCACCCGATGAAGCATCTGCGGCCACTCCTCGACCAGGCCGGCATCACCGCCGCCGCCGACCTCGACAAGGTCCCCGACAGCCGGCGCGTGCAGACCGCCGGCTCGATCATCGTGCGGCAACGTCCAGGCACCGCCAAGGGCATGCTGTTCATGACTCTGGAGGACGAGACCGGCATGAGCCAGGCGATCGTCAGCCCGCCGATCCTGGAGGAGTTCCGCTCCCTGATCGTCGGCTCCACGGGCTTGATCGTCGACGGCATCCTGCAACAGCGGGACGGCTCCGTCTCGGTCAAGGCGGAGACCTTCCGACCGCTGTCGTCGCTGGCCACCATCCCGAGCCACGATTTTCATTGA
- a CDS encoding tetratricopeptide repeat protein, whose protein sequence is MARLLVFVLVQLLIAAPLFATCGGGGGGGVGGITPNLGNGQTEQVYRVPWIVMPDGTTRLDGDLVLFWFPTSPEQARSSGLQTSRNLSVWASRCVGMGVVPTDNGTLREKLAVAGEHPSAVLLDGGGEEIGRVSGDNGSLALRAVEKLVGGELEAREETVKGLLASATAKRKGGETESAAGLYRQVWESRCQFPGPAKKAAKGLKKMGLATDEQIGWRGDEADLSPATTRRVDELMTAGLIAERALRIDEAERLYRRAWKADPADPVPLRFLAELHRHHSGDWQQATELFEHLLAGPVDPLSRAVALHGLGKMTIHSGDFDRGLAYFEQSVAAFPLALTYRNLAVYWNSEAELEKAYGYVEKAMALEPHDLYNQVFAATYLVELGRPDEAERIARANRGFLEASYNLAAIHAQLGQRAEAFELLRRHFYEYERYDAVRSKEMQEARDDIVFAAYHDDPEFIALTALADGLGAAAGGR, encoded by the coding sequence ATGGCCCGTTTGCTCGTCTTCGTCCTGGTTCAACTGCTGATCGCGGCACCGCTCTTCGCCACCTGCGGCGGTGGCGGCGGTGGCGGTGTTGGCGGCATCACCCCCAACCTCGGAAACGGCCAGACCGAGCAGGTCTATCGCGTGCCCTGGATCGTGATGCCCGACGGCACCACGCGCCTCGATGGCGATCTGGTGCTGTTCTGGTTCCCGACCTCGCCGGAGCAGGCCCGATCCTCGGGCCTGCAGACCTCCCGCAACCTGAGCGTCTGGGCGTCGCGCTGCGTCGGCATGGGCGTGGTGCCGACGGACAACGGCACGTTGCGAGAGAAGTTGGCCGTCGCCGGTGAGCATCCCTCGGCGGTCCTGCTCGATGGCGGTGGCGAGGAGATCGGCCGGGTGAGCGGCGACAACGGCTCGCTGGCGCTGCGGGCGGTGGAGAAGCTGGTCGGCGGCGAGCTCGAGGCGCGTGAAGAGACCGTCAAGGGACTGCTCGCCAGCGCCACCGCGAAGCGCAAGGGCGGCGAGACGGAGAGCGCCGCCGGGCTCTATCGCCAGGTCTGGGAATCCCGCTGTCAGTTCCCCGGTCCGGCCAAGAAGGCCGCCAAGGGGCTGAAGAAGATGGGATTGGCCACCGACGAGCAGATCGGCTGGCGGGGGGACGAGGCGGATCTCTCGCCGGCCACCACGCGGCGCGTCGACGAGCTGATGACCGCCGGTCTGATCGCCGAGCGGGCGCTGCGCATCGACGAGGCGGAGCGCCTCTATCGCCGGGCCTGGAAGGCCGATCCGGCGGATCCCGTGCCGCTGCGTTTCCTCGCCGAGCTGCATCGCCATCACAGCGGCGACTGGCAGCAGGCGACGGAGCTCTTCGAGCACCTGCTGGCGGGCCCGGTGGACCCGCTGTCACGGGCCGTCGCCCTCCACGGTCTCGGCAAGATGACCATCCACAGCGGCGACTTCGATCGCGGTCTGGCCTACTTCGAGCAGTCCGTCGCCGCCTTCCCCCTGGCTCTGACCTACCGCAACCTGGCGGTCTACTGGAACTCCGAGGCCGAGCTCGAGAAGGCCTACGGCTATGTCGAGAAGGCGATGGCTCTGGAGCCCCACGACCTCTACAACCAGGTCTTTGCCGCGACCTATCTGGTTGAGCTCGGCCGGCCCGACGAGGCCGAGCGCATCGCCCGTGCCAACCGCGGATTCCTCGAGGCGTCCTACAACCTGGCGGCGATTCACGCCCAGCTCGGCCAGCGGGCCGAGGCCTTCGAGCTCCTGCGGCGTCATTTCTACGAGTACGAGCGCTATGACGCGGTGCGCTCCAAGGAGATGCAGGAGGCGCGCGACGACATCGTCTTCGCGGCCTACCACGACGACCCCGAGTTCATCGCCCTCACCGCCCTGGCGGACGGCCTGGGAGCTGCTGCCGGCGGGCGCTGA
- a CDS encoding carbon-nitrogen hydrolase family protein, translating to MPSSDTVPVALIQAEIAPSLEEGLERSSKLALEAAGQGARLLVFPETWLPGYPAWIDLCRDAALWNHPPTQRAFAGIVEESVTVPGPACGRLAALARELAVTMVVGVSERVDSGPGRHTLYNSLLTFGPEGDLLNHHRKLVPTYTERLIWGPGDGDGLRAVDTPAGRVSSLVCWEHWMPLPRQVLHESGEDIHVAVWPTVHEMHQVASRQYAFEGRCFVLASGGLMKAAALPVELEPHPERVSGPDDWVLRGGSAIIGPDGFYLTEPLFDEAAVIVAELDLARIREQSMTLDVTGHYHRPELFDLSVRPSGRTVERAANELLPND from the coding sequence ATGCCGAGCTCCGACACCGTTCCCGTCGCCCTGATTCAAGCCGAAATCGCCCCCTCCCTGGAAGAGGGGCTGGAGCGCTCCTCCAAGCTCGCCCTTGAGGCGGCGGGTCAAGGGGCCCGCCTGTTGGTCTTTCCCGAAACCTGGCTGCCGGGCTATCCCGCCTGGATCGACCTCTGCCGCGATGCCGCCTTGTGGAACCATCCGCCGACGCAGCGCGCCTTCGCCGGTATCGTCGAGGAGAGCGTGACCGTGCCGGGGCCGGCCTGCGGCCGCTTGGCGGCGCTGGCCCGGGAGCTGGCGGTGACGATGGTGGTGGGGGTGAGCGAGCGGGTGGACTCCGGCCCGGGACGCCATACCCTCTACAACTCGCTCCTCACCTTCGGCCCCGAAGGCGATCTCCTCAACCATCACCGCAAGCTGGTGCCGACCTACACCGAGCGACTGATCTGGGGGCCTGGTGACGGCGATGGCCTACGCGCCGTCGACACGCCGGCCGGCCGGGTGAGCTCGCTGGTCTGTTGGGAGCACTGGATGCCGCTGCCGCGGCAGGTGCTGCACGAGAGTGGCGAGGACATCCACGTCGCCGTCTGGCCGACGGTGCACGAGATGCACCAGGTGGCGAGCCGCCAATACGCCTTCGAGGGCCGCTGCTTCGTGCTCGCCTCCGGCGGTCTGATGAAGGCTGCCGCTTTGCCAGTGGAGCTCGAGCCGCATCCCGAGCGCGTCTCCGGTCCCGACGACTGGGTGCTGCGCGGCGGCAGCGCCATCATCGGCCCCGACGGCTTCTACCTCACCGAGCCGCTGTTCGATGAGGCGGCGGTGATCGTCGCCGAGCTCGACCTGGCCCGCATCCGCGAGCAGTCCATGACCCTCGACGTTACCGGCCACTACCACCGGCCGGAGCTCTTCGATCTCTCGGTGCGACCGAGCGGACGAACGGTCGAGCGGGCGGCCAACGAGTTGCTGCCGAACGACTGA
- a CDS encoding biopolymer transporter ExbD, producing the protein MASLKSSGVTDEIPTSSMADIAFLLIIFFMVTVTFTATRGLDFALPQDEPEPPVIDPIESVLIEIQPTGALLVDGSPRRLDQVVEYLRPKLQANPMKPVIINPDGAAPYGAMVDVYDELRGAAERGVEIKVISIPTQREIDAFWDLR; encoded by the coding sequence ATGGCATCCTTGAAAAGCTCTGGCGTGACGGACGAGATCCCGACCTCATCGATGGCCGATATCGCCTTTCTCTTGATCATCTTCTTCATGGTGACGGTGACCTTCACGGCCACCCGGGGACTCGACTTTGCCCTGCCCCAGGACGAGCCCGAGCCCCCCGTGATCGATCCCATCGAGTCCGTCTTGATCGAGATTCAGCCGACGGGAGCTCTGCTGGTCGACGGCTCTCCGCGTCGCCTGGATCAGGTGGTGGAATACCTGCGGCCCAAGCTGCAAGCGAATCCGATGAAGCCGGTCATCATCAATCCCGATGGCGCGGCCCCCTACGGAGCGATGGTCGACGTCTACGACGAGCTGCGGGGAGCGGCCGAGCGGGGTGTCGAGATCAAGGTCATCTCGATTCCGACCCAGCGCGAGATCGATGCCTTCTGGGATTTGAGATAG
- a CDS encoding TonB-dependent receptor, with protein MSVLAMGWSVQVMAQDEPADAQAEEAEGQEEEAQPEVYGEEIVVTGSRAGGRTATESIVPIDVISADDFANQGESDVSTLLRTLAPSYNVNTQPISDAATVVRPANLRNLAPDHTLVLVNGKRRHRAAVIYWLGNGVADGAQGPDISAIPAIALRQVEVLRDGASAQYGSDAIAGVMNFMLKDDRSGGSLEVRTGGYTEGDGDTSSIAGNVGLPLGEIGFFNLSGEYGFADPTSRSVQRDDAAGLIAAGNSNVRNPAQIWGSPETEDDLKLWANFGHFMNNGMQFYGHANYVSKTVTGGFYFRNPNTRSAVFSGDGGDTLLVGDLVDAQDGVLDGSAGCPIVRINNNIPDPVALQQVINDPNCFSFQEIFPGGFTPNFGGDLEDNSILLGLRGQTDFGLSWDVSLSNGSNEVDFFINNTVNASLGPDTPTSFDPGLYAQEEFNFNIDVSYALNDQTNLAGGVEWRDEEFEIGIGQLESFQIGPLAEQGFSAASNGFPGFGDLAAGTWSRSNYAVYGDLERNAADDRWTFGLAVRFEDFEDFGTTTNGKIAGRYRFNDNFQVRGSVSTGFRAPTPGQSNAFNVSTEFDLQAMELVNNGTIPSSSRVAQLRGGEPLVAEESTNFAFGGVYENGPFTLTADLFRIDLEDRLSVTQLFTLTQAEVDALIAEGITSAANLQNFRFFTNDFDTETQGLDVVATYAPPALNGDTVFSFLFNITETDVVAFNPATLDQTRIRELQEALPENRWVLSATHELNNGLRFLGRVSYYDDWFDSEDGLVYGGEYLLDLEAAYTFNDNVTFILGGQNVLDTTPEENPNAAAGVGNRYSQFSPFGFNGAFWYARLKYSWKTGF; from the coding sequence GTGAGCGTGCTCGCCATGGGCTGGTCGGTACAGGTGATGGCCCAGGACGAGCCGGCGGACGCGCAGGCCGAGGAGGCCGAAGGACAGGAGGAAGAGGCCCAGCCGGAAGTCTATGGCGAAGAGATCGTCGTCACCGGTAGCCGAGCCGGTGGGCGTACGGCCACCGAATCGATCGTGCCGATCGACGTCATCTCGGCCGACGACTTCGCCAACCAGGGCGAGTCCGACGTCAGCACCCTGCTCCGTACCCTGGCACCGTCTTACAACGTCAATACCCAGCCGATTTCCGACGCGGCGACGGTGGTGCGGCCGGCCAATCTTCGCAACCTCGCTCCGGACCACACCTTGGTCCTGGTCAACGGCAAGCGCCGCCATCGTGCGGCGGTCATCTACTGGCTCGGCAACGGCGTCGCCGACGGCGCCCAGGGGCCGGACATCTCCGCCATTCCGGCGATCGCCCTGCGCCAGGTCGAGGTGCTGCGCGACGGTGCTTCGGCGCAGTACGGCTCCGACGCCATTGCCGGCGTGATGAACTTCATGCTCAAGGACGACCGCTCCGGGGGCAGTCTCGAGGTGCGCACCGGTGGCTACACCGAGGGTGACGGCGACACCTCGTCGATCGCCGGCAACGTCGGCTTGCCCCTTGGCGAGATCGGCTTCTTCAACCTCAGTGGTGAGTATGGCTTCGCCGATCCCACCAGCCGCAGCGTGCAGCGCGACGATGCCGCCGGCCTGATCGCCGCCGGCAACTCCAACGTTCGCAATCCGGCCCAGATCTGGGGCTCGCCGGAAACCGAGGACGACCTCAAGCTGTGGGCCAACTTCGGCCACTTCATGAACAACGGCATGCAGTTCTACGGCCATGCCAACTACGTCTCGAAGACCGTCACCGGCGGCTTCTACTTCCGTAACCCCAACACCCGTAGCGCCGTGTTCAGCGGCGACGGTGGCGACACCCTGCTGGTCGGCGACTTGGTCGATGCTCAGGACGGCGTGCTCGACGGCTCCGCGGGCTGCCCGATCGTGCGGATCAACAACAACATTCCGGATCCGGTGGCCCTGCAGCAGGTGATCAACGATCCCAACTGCTTCTCCTTCCAGGAGATCTTCCCGGGTGGCTTCACCCCCAATTTCGGCGGTGACCTGGAGGACAACTCGATTCTTCTCGGCCTGCGCGGTCAGACCGACTTCGGTCTGTCCTGGGACGTCAGCCTGAGCAACGGCTCGAACGAGGTCGACTTCTTCATCAACAACACCGTCAACGCTTCCCTCGGACCGGACACGCCGACCTCCTTCGATCCGGGTCTCTACGCCCAGGAGGAGTTCAACTTCAACATCGACGTGTCCTACGCCCTCAACGACCAGACCAACCTGGCGGGCGGTGTCGAGTGGCGCGACGAGGAGTTCGAGATCGGCATCGGTCAGCTCGAGTCCTTCCAGATCGGACCGCTGGCCGAGCAGGGCTTCAGCGCCGCCTCGAACGGTTTCCCGGGCTTTGGTGACCTCGCCGCCGGTACCTGGAGCCGCAGCAACTACGCCGTCTACGGCGATCTCGAGCGCAATGCCGCCGACGATCGCTGGACCTTCGGCCTGGCGGTGCGCTTCGAGGACTTCGAAGACTTCGGCACCACCACCAACGGCAAGATCGCCGGCCGCTACCGCTTCAACGACAACTTCCAGGTCCGCGGCAGCGTCAGCACTGGCTTCCGGGCGCCGACGCCGGGTCAGTCGAATGCCTTCAACGTGTCGACCGAGTTCGATCTGCAGGCGATGGAGCTGGTCAACAACGGCACCATCCCGTCGTCGTCCCGCGTCGCCCAGTTGCGCGGCGGTGAGCCGCTGGTGGCCGAGGAGTCGACCAACTTCGCCTTCGGTGGCGTCTACGAAAACGGTCCCTTCACGCTCACTGCGGACCTCTTCCGCATCGATCTCGAAGACCGCCTGTCGGTCACCCAGCTCTTCACCCTGACCCAGGCGGAGGTCGACGCGCTGATCGCCGAGGGCATCACCAGCGCCGCCAACCTGCAGAACTTCCGCTTCTTCACCAACGACTTCGACACCGAGACCCAGGGCCTCGACGTCGTCGCCACCTATGCGCCGCCGGCGCTCAACGGCGACACCGTGTTCAGCTTTCTGTTCAACATCACCGAGACCGACGTGGTGGCGTTCAACCCGGCCACTCTCGACCAGACTCGCATTCGCGAGCTGCAGGAGGCCCTGCCGGAGAATCGCTGGGTGCTGTCGGCGACCCACGAGCTGAACAACGGCCTGCGTTTCCTGGGCCGGGTGAGCTACTACGACGACTGGTTCGATTCGGAGGACGGCCTGGTCTACGGTGGCGAGTACCTCCTCGACCTCGAAGCCGCCTACACCTTCAACGACAACGTCACCTTCATCCTCGGGGGCCAGAATGTCCTCGACACCACGCCGGAGGAGAACCCCAACGCGGCCGCCGGTGTCGGCAACCGCTACAGCCAGTTCTCGCCCTTCGGCTTCAACGGTGCGTTCTGGTACGCGCGGCTGAAGTACAGCTGGAAGACGGGCTTCTAA
- a CDS encoding metallophosphoesterase family protein — MTYWAMLADIHGNRRALEAVIADASKHRIERWINLGDCFFGPLDPAGTAELLRPLEAVTVLGNQDRDLLADNLDPRARAVVAALQPKDLAWLAKLPATTTVEDWFLCHGTPRSDLEPLLEMVTAAGSGDRPDEQVEALLDAVAAPYVACGHTHVHSHRHLPSRRQVLNPGSVGLPAYTDDSPHPHAMESGTPHARYALLERRPGGGWRIEPRKVTYDWEGAARQAERGGRPDWARWLRTGLG, encoded by the coding sequence ATGACCTACTGGGCCATGCTGGCGGACATTCACGGCAACCGACGGGCCCTCGAGGCCGTGATCGCCGATGCCTCGAAACATCGCATCGAACGCTGGATCAACCTCGGAGACTGCTTCTTCGGACCGCTGGACCCGGCCGGCACCGCCGAGCTCCTCCGGCCCCTCGAGGCGGTGACCGTCCTCGGTAACCAAGACCGCGATCTGCTCGCCGACAACCTCGATCCCAGAGCCCGGGCCGTCGTCGCCGCCCTGCAGCCGAAGGATCTCGCCTGGCTGGCGAAGCTCCCGGCCACCACTACCGTCGAGGACTGGTTCCTCTGTCACGGCACGCCACGCAGCGATCTCGAACCGCTCCTCGAGATGGTGACCGCCGCCGGTAGCGGCGACCGCCCCGATGAACAGGTAGAGGCTCTCCTCGACGCCGTCGCGGCGCCCTACGTCGCCTGCGGCCACACCCACGTCCACAGTCACCGCCACCTCCCGTCCCGGCGCCAGGTGCTCAACCCGGGCAGCGTCGGCCTTCCCGCCTACACCGATGATTCTCCTCATCCCCACGCCATGGAGTCCGGCACCCCCCATGCCCGCTATGCGCTGCTCGAGCGGCGGCCCGGAGGCGGCTGGCGGATCGAGCCGAGAAAGGTGACCTACGACTGGGAAGGGGCGGCGCGCCAGGCCGAGCGCGGCGGTCGCCCGGACTGGGCACGCTGGCTGCGCACCGGCCTAGGCTAG
- a CDS encoding DUF6544 family protein, which produces MLILGGVIVLVAGVLALRLWRFSDGRADRRLWDSLARTVPTGEQVRFDSAMVDGLPAAARRYFSYSIQPGTPLVSAVELEMEGEIGLGTRDKPGYRPMRARQILAPPHGLVWRVRSGSIAGSDGASTSQSWTRFWLFGVLPVVRAGGNADHRRAAFGRVVAEAAFWAPASLLPGPHVTWHGVDEATARAEVRFGGLAQVVEVTVDDSGEPRQVVIERWSNANRDKVYRLQPFGGVPSRFRDCEGYRLPTRVEGGNFFGTEDYFPFFKATVTTLRAAVPLSR; this is translated from the coding sequence ATGTTGATCCTCGGGGGAGTCATCGTCCTCGTCGCGGGAGTCTTGGCGTTGCGCCTCTGGCGTTTTTCCGATGGCCGCGCCGATCGGCGGTTGTGGGATTCGCTGGCGCGGACTGTCCCGACCGGGGAGCAAGTGCGCTTCGATTCCGCGATGGTCGACGGCCTGCCGGCGGCGGCGCGGCGTTACTTCTCGTACTCCATCCAACCGGGGACACCTCTGGTCTCGGCCGTGGAGCTCGAGATGGAGGGCGAGATCGGGTTGGGGACTCGCGACAAACCGGGCTATCGGCCGATGCGGGCGCGGCAGATTCTGGCGCCGCCCCACGGCCTCGTATGGCGAGTGCGCTCCGGATCCATTGCGGGGTCCGACGGCGCATCGACGAGCCAGTCTTGGACGCGCTTCTGGCTATTCGGAGTCTTGCCGGTGGTGCGTGCTGGTGGCAATGCCGATCACCGTCGCGCCGCCTTTGGCAGAGTGGTGGCGGAAGCGGCCTTCTGGGCGCCGGCCAGCTTGTTGCCGGGGCCTCACGTCACCTGGCATGGGGTCGACGAGGCCACCGCCCGCGCCGAGGTCCGATTCGGCGGCCTGGCGCAGGTGGTGGAGGTGACGGTGGACGACTCCGGCGAGCCACGGCAGGTGGTCATCGAGCGCTGGAGCAACGCCAATCGCGACAAGGTCTATCGCCTACAGCCCTTCGGCGGGGTGCCCTCGCGCTTTCGCGACTGCGAGGGCTACCGTTTGCCGACCCGCGTCGAAGGAGGCAACTTTTTCGGCACTGAGGACTACTTTCCGTTCTTCAAGGCGACGGTGACCACTTTACGCGCCGCGGTTCCGCTCTCTCGATAG